A single window of Halobacillus naozhouensis DNA harbors:
- a CDS encoding class I SAM-dependent methyltransferase, with amino-acid sequence MKRKNPWTKNKKLVIPITTTLITAAILTYRISRMRNEPSPLPYSQRMFTEFPRPFMSRTRLHMMLQPVAGQRLLEIGPGTGYYSLDATAWISPGGTLDILDVEQRMLDHTIRKVHEFGLDNVFSTQGDAQELPYPANSFDAAFLVATLGEIPDQERVLKELHRVLKPNAHLVIGEGQPDPHMVGYQRLRRLVQDKGFTLEGKTGNFWGYFAKFKVL; translated from the coding sequence ATGAAACGTAAAAATCCATGGACGAAAAATAAGAAATTAGTAATACCAATTACTACAACACTAATTACTGCAGCAATCCTCACTTATCGGATAAGTCGAATGCGAAATGAGCCGTCTCCTCTCCCATATAGTCAACGAATGTTTACCGAGTTCCCCCGACCATTTATGTCTCGAACCCGATTGCATATGATGCTCCAGCCGGTAGCTGGCCAGAGATTACTAGAGATAGGCCCAGGTACTGGATACTATTCTTTAGATGCTACCGCATGGATATCGCCGGGTGGAACTCTAGATATTCTTGATGTCGAACAACGAATGCTAGATCATACCATTCGTAAGGTTCACGAATTTGGATTGGATAATGTGTTCTCGACACAAGGAGATGCACAGGAGCTTCCTTACCCGGCTAACTCCTTTGATGCGGCATTTCTGGTTGCTACTCTTGGAGAGATTCCAGATCAAGAGCGCGTCCTCAAAGAGTTGCACCGTGTCCTAAAGCCCAACGCACATCTCGTAATAGGTGAAGGACAGCCAGATCCTCATATGGTGGGTTATCAGCGCTTACGAAGGTTGGTGCAAGATAAGGGATTTACCTTGGAGGGGAAAACAGGAAACTTTTGGGGGTACTTCGCCAAATTCAAAGTACTCTAG